TATTCAACGCCATTTATAGAATAATTTACAGTCAACGACCATCCAGAACCATCCATACCGGTCATTTGATAAATAATAAATCCTTCATAGACTGTTTCTTTTCCTAAAGCTTTTCCGATAACAGATTTAGGACAAGAATGCTGCATGGTAGGCATTTGCATTATTGGATTCCAAGATACGGTGGCATTTTCTATATAGGTGTTGGACGTATTGTCTTTAATGCGAATACTTACTGCATTGTATCCTGTTTTAAATTGCCCTGTAGCATTATATAATTCAATGGTATGGGTACTGTTTGAAAGGTCTTGGATTTTAACAAGTCCTTCAATCTCATTAATCGTTATTTCGTCATCATTGTCGGTTGAGCAAGATGTTGCTAGTATAGCAATGAACACTATCTGTAAAATATATTTTAATTTCATCTGTTAATATTTAGCCCCCTAACCCCAAGCCTCCCCAACCCCTCCGAAGGAGGGACTTAACAAAGGTTACTCATATTGGTTTTAAGGGTTTTGTTTGTTATTTTAATTCTGGTTAATTGTTAATCCTTAACCCGTGGTTAGACTCTTAACTCATAACTCTTAACTCATAACTCCTTCAGTTATGGACATTTCATCTGTATTGTTTTTTAAATTTCGCGTAGCATGACAAACCACACATTTTTTTGTAATGCATAATACCGCATGCTCGCTTAGGTTATAAGCCAGAAAAGGGTCATTAATAAGCTGTAAAAAACTAGATGAATATGGGAGGTGGCGTATCGATATCGAAATACGTGTGAAGTAGATTTTGTGAATATGGGCTAAACCCAATTTGGTATGCTTTATTTACAAAATTTAGATGTTCTGAGGAATTAATTTTATAAAGACAAAATGCATCTAACGAGAAACGTTTTGTCTCTTGCACAGGTATCGTTGTATTTGATTCCGGTGCACTTTCCTTTAATTCCTTCATTAAATGACATTTACCGTTACACCCTTGTTGGTTGTCTTTTTGAATACACAAGGTTTTTGCAATGAAGTCCTGATTAATAACGAAATCGCCAATAATAGCCAGTGTGTTTACATTATGTGCAAATAATATAAACACTAAAACAAATGCTGTTATTTTATTAGCGATTGTTGAAATCATGGGTCAAATTTACTGAACTCTTTTAAACTTAATATGATATTTTGAAATAATTAAAAATCCTTCTTTTTTGCCTTAAAAATGATGCTTAAAACGGGTAAAATCACCCAAAGGGATAGGGCTGTAAATGAAACAATTAACCCGAAACTAGTTCCGAAAAATTGTTTAAAAATAGCGCCTGTATATCCCAATAATGCCGAGATATCAAGTTTTAAAAGAATGAGTGTTCTCGATAAATCTATTGGATTTAGCATCGTTCCTATTAATGACATTTTATCTAATGGATACGCTTCAAATAATATTAATGACATTAAAAAGATGCCATCGTAAATAATGCCCAAAAACAACCATAGCAGAATGGCATATCCAAAGCCTTTAATTTTGTTTTCATTAGATAAGGCAATATTAAACGCCAATGCTGTAAATATTAAGGTTAAAAAAGTGCCAGTGATAAGCAATAATGAAAAATCCCAAATGGCATGGCTTTTAAATAATCCGTAAAAAATAAATGGCAATCCTAAGCCTAAAATTAAACTCATAGACAAAGACAAGGCAACACCTAGATATTGACCTAAAAATATGGAAGAGCGTTTTATGGGTTGTGCTAAAAGAAGCTCGGTAAATTCTTTGGAATTGTAATAATACATAACACCAAAAATGGTTCCGATTAGTGGTACTAATATGATGATCACATTCATTAAAGTAATGACCGCTTTAGATAAATCATTGTTTAAAAAAAGGAGGACAATCCCAAGCATTAAATAAAAAGCGAAATACACATAACTCCAGCGGCTTCGCATTAAATCGTAAAAACTATATTTTAATATTTTAAGCATGGTTCTCGGTTAAAATGGATGCAATGGCATGTTCGAAATCGGGCTGATTTGTTTTTGTTTTCAATTCTGAAATACGACCTTTAAAGTAAATTTTCCCTTCTAATAGAAATACGACTTCATCGGAAACTTCTTCAACAAAACTCATGATGTGCGAGGTTATTAAAATGGTTTTCCCTTTAGCCTTTTCTACTTGAATTAAATCTTTTAGTCTAATAAGTGATATGGGATCGAGTCCAGATGTGGGTTCATCCAAAATAATAAGCGGACTATCAAACATAAAGGTTAAAACCAGATTCACTTTTTGCTTGGTTCCGCCAGAAAGTGTTCCTAATTTTTTATCTAAAAACGGATTTAGTTTGAATAAATCAATA
This genomic window from Mariniflexile sp. TRM1-10 contains:
- a CDS encoding ABC transporter ATP-binding protein; this translates as MVSIQNLHKKFGKNPVLSGVDLSIKEGGIFAVLGPNGSGKTTLIKSILGMVIPNKGTISVYGQNIKNNSDYRYNIDYLPQIANFPSNLKVKELIKMIKDLRGKTSDDERLIDLFKLNPFLDKKLGTLSGGTKQKVNLVLTFMFDSPLIILDEPTSGLDPISLIRLKDLIQVEKAKGKTILITSHIMSFVEEVSDEVVFLLEGKIYFKGRISELKTKTNQPDFEHAIASILTENHA
- a CDS encoding ABC transporter permease — protein: MLKILKYSFYDLMRSRWSYVYFAFYLMLGIVLLFLNNDLSKAVITLMNVIIILVPLIGTIFGVMYYYNSKEFTELLLAQPIKRSSIFLGQYLGVALSLSMSLILGLGLPFIFYGLFKSHAIWDFSLLLITGTFLTLIFTALAFNIALSNENKIKGFGYAILLWLFLGIIYDGIFLMSLILFEAYPLDKMSLIGTMLNPIDLSRTLILLKLDISALLGYTGAIFKQFFGTSFGLIVSFTALSLWVILPVLSIIFKAKKKDF